Proteins co-encoded in one Bremerella sp. TYQ1 genomic window:
- a CDS encoding VOC family protein: MTQSTQTTGSSNPSNANMLSPFHLAVQVHDIAAARKFYGELLGCPEGRSAETWVDFDFFGHQFVCHLNEKKSAHSIHYNEVDGHGVPVPHFGIVLPMERWTELAEKFKAKGVEFEIAPYIRFQGEPGEQGTMFFFDPSGNAIEIKGFQNMDSLFAK, encoded by the coding sequence ATGACACAGTCCACTCAAACAACCGGTTCGAGCAACCCAAGTAACGCAAACATGCTTTCGCCGTTCCATTTGGCAGTGCAAGTTCACGATATCGCCGCTGCTCGAAAGTTTTATGGTGAATTGTTGGGCTGCCCCGAAGGCCGAAGTGCTGAGACATGGGTCGATTTTGACTTTTTCGGGCATCAATTTGTATGTCACTTAAACGAAAAAAAGTCAGCTCATTCCATTCACTATAACGAAGTCGACGGCCACGGCGTGCCAGTGCCTCACTTTGGGATCGTCTTGCCAATGGAACGGTGGACCGAGTTAGCAGAGAAGTTCAAAGCCAAAGGCGTTGAATTCGAGATAGCTCCTTACATCCGCTTCCAAGGTGAACCCGGCGAACAAGGCACAATGTTCTTCTTCGATCCATCAGGCAATGCCATCGAGATCAAAGGGTTTCAAAATATGGATTCGCTCTTCGCCAAATAG
- a CDS encoding dipeptide epimerase, whose protein sequence is MKLEIHRVEMPLKNVFRISRGAISVQECVIVELHDQGDSGLGEAPRSTYYGHTVDSIAKSLEAIQEELEAWEFTTPETLWDFAQKRLANDYFALSALDQAAHDLYGKRHRSTVFERKGFAWRDIPYSSVTVSIASIPEMLKELASFSGWPIIKVKLGTENDLEIIQALREHSDATIRVDANCAWTVEETIRNSHEFKSLGVEFIEQPLPSDAPIASKRTVFEESVLPIIADESCQREEDVRQCDGLFHGINIKLCKCGGLTPAFRMLEEAKSRQLKTMVGCMIESEVGISAAAQLAPCLDYVDLDGAVLLAKQPADGVKVDHGTIARPIGFGCGVKLDSTLV, encoded by the coding sequence ATGAAACTCGAAATCCATCGAGTCGAGATGCCGCTAAAGAATGTTTTTCGTATTTCTCGAGGAGCTATTTCGGTTCAAGAATGTGTCATCGTGGAACTTCACGATCAAGGAGACAGTGGTCTCGGAGAAGCACCGCGAAGTACCTATTACGGACACACCGTCGATTCGATTGCGAAGTCTTTAGAAGCAATACAGGAGGAGCTCGAAGCGTGGGAGTTCACCACGCCAGAAACACTGTGGGATTTTGCTCAAAAACGACTTGCAAATGACTACTTCGCATTGTCCGCTTTGGACCAGGCCGCTCACGATCTGTACGGGAAACGCCATCGATCGACCGTATTTGAACGTAAAGGTTTTGCTTGGCGTGACATTCCTTATTCAAGCGTGACCGTATCGATTGCTTCGATTCCTGAGATGTTGAAAGAACTGGCCAGTTTCTCTGGTTGGCCGATCATTAAAGTAAAGCTGGGGACCGAAAACGATCTGGAAATTATCCAGGCACTTCGTGAGCACAGCGATGCAACGATTCGTGTCGATGCCAACTGTGCTTGGACAGTCGAAGAGACGATTCGCAACTCGCACGAATTCAAATCTCTTGGCGTCGAGTTCATCGAACAGCCTCTTCCTTCCGACGCGCCGATCGCCTCGAAGCGGACGGTATTCGAGGAAAGCGTTTTGCCGATCATCGCCGATGAAAGCTGTCAGCGAGAAGAGGATGTCCGTCAGTGCGATGGCCTATTCCACGGAATCAACATCAAGTTGTGTAAGTGTGGAGGGCTGACGCCAGCGTTTCGCATGCTCGAAGAGGCAAAGAGTCGGCAGTTGAAAACGATGGTCGGTTGCATGATCGAATCAGAAGTCGGGATTTCCGCCGCCGCTCAGCTGGCTCCTTGTCTCGACTATGTCGACTTGGACGGGGCGGTACTTTTGGCCAAGCAACCAGCCGACGGCGTGAAAGTAGATCATGGGACAATCGCTCGACCAATCGGATTCGGATGTGGAGTGAAACTCGACTCAACACTGGTTTGA
- a CDS encoding DUF1552 domain-containing protein, translating to MTQLSRRHFLRGIGGAALALPWMESHAWAGSSLPQPKRMVHFYVPIGVVRRGFFPGEQNSIIPKGNLGNRMSSLEKQDPHFRVKPLEELTPTLSPLESMKDKVTLITGMDRTFQQGTDVHAQCASCYLSSAKPYTIDGTAWPLDRTLDHLVADQIGTETPFRTLEFSCNSHRDNKESIYFDNISWYGTGHLAPSIRDPRKMYRRLFSTNDVERFRDVTDLVLEDAKSLQKSLGQSDRHKFNEYFESIRAIELQMNRLETMKSELVKVDLEEPPEAHLPRGEYIRLMGDLMVVALQTGLTNVATFMVGPERWDTPFMYESLFDTPRSHHQMSHNQTKMIDDLLKVDLFHMEQFAYLINKMEQRCSTIL from the coding sequence ATGACGCAGCTAAGTCGACGACATTTTCTTCGTGGTATCGGGGGTGCGGCGTTGGCTTTGCCATGGATGGAAAGTCATGCATGGGCTGGATCTTCACTTCCACAACCGAAACGGATGGTGCACTTCTATGTCCCGATCGGGGTGGTCCGGCGAGGTTTCTTCCCCGGCGAGCAAAACTCGATTATTCCCAAGGGGAACCTTGGCAATCGAATGAGTTCGCTGGAAAAGCAAGATCCGCACTTCCGTGTCAAACCGCTGGAAGAACTAACACCAACGTTATCGCCGCTGGAAAGCATGAAGGACAAAGTCACGCTGATTACCGGCATGGACCGAACCTTCCAGCAAGGCACCGACGTCCATGCCCAGTGTGCTTCGTGCTATTTGAGCAGTGCGAAACCGTACACGATTGACGGAACAGCCTGGCCGCTGGATCGAACTTTAGACCACCTCGTCGCCGATCAGATTGGCACAGAAACACCTTTTCGTACACTTGAGTTCAGCTGCAACAGCCATCGTGACAATAAAGAGTCGATCTACTTCGACAACATCTCGTGGTATGGCACGGGACATCTGGCTCCGTCGATTCGTGATCCACGAAAGATGTACCGCCGATTGTTTTCAACGAATGATGTCGAGCGTTTTCGCGATGTTACCGACTTAGTCCTGGAAGACGCGAAGAGCCTGCAAAAGTCGCTTGGACAAAGCGACCGTCACAAATTCAACGAATACTTTGAATCAATCCGAGCAATCGAACTTCAAATGAATCGCTTAGAGACAATGAAAAGCGAATTGGTGAAAGTCGACTTGGAAGAACCGCCCGAAGCTCATTTACCTCGTGGCGAGTACATTCGCTTGATGGGCGACTTAATGGTTGTCGCATTACAAACCGGGCTAACGAATGTGGCAACGTTCATGGTTGGTCCCGAGCGTTGGGATACGCCGTTTATGTATGAAAGCTTGTTTGATACACCACGCAGTCATCACCAGATGTCGCACAATCAAACAAAGATGATCGACGACCTTTTGAAGGTTGACCTCTTTCATATGGAGCAGTTTGCTTATCTCATCAACAAGATGGAGCAACGCTGCTCGACAATACTTTGA
- the pdeM gene encoding ligase-associated DNA damage response endonuclease PdeM — protein sequence MDLPETSHGSDGYELVWHDEPLHLLPERAVWLPSFQTLLVADIHLGKEAAFRAASIPVPDVTAVDLARLTSLIQKTECQRLIILGDMVHSAQGLTPQIVNQTAEWRRTQEALSIQLVLGNHDLRSGRLPEAWKIECDDEINCGPFRLLHHPVESSDRPCIAGHLHPKYRLRTATDSATLPSFVLKNDLLILPAFGTLVDGQAVDLPASRNFVISDDTILEIQAVARTGKLRGVRRRAIFNSDSSE from the coding sequence ATGGATTTGCCTGAGACTTCGCACGGCAGCGATGGCTATGAACTTGTCTGGCACGACGAGCCCCTCCACTTATTGCCAGAGCGTGCCGTGTGGCTCCCAAGTTTTCAAACGTTGTTGGTGGCCGACATCCATCTTGGTAAAGAGGCAGCATTTCGAGCTGCCTCAATTCCAGTTCCCGATGTGACTGCGGTCGACCTTGCTCGGCTTACCTCGCTCATTCAAAAGACAGAGTGCCAACGCCTAATCATCTTGGGAGACATGGTCCACTCGGCCCAGGGACTGACGCCGCAAATTGTCAATCAAACCGCGGAATGGCGTCGAACGCAGGAAGCATTGTCGATCCAGCTTGTCCTTGGCAATCACGACTTAAGATCAGGCCGATTGCCGGAAGCATGGAAAATTGAATGCGATGACGAGATCAATTGTGGTCCGTTTCGGCTTCTGCACCACCCAGTGGAGTCCAGCGATCGGCCCTGCATCGCAGGTCACTTACACCCCAAGTATCGACTTCGCACCGCAACTGATTCCGCAACGCTTCCCAGCTTTGTCCTAAAGAACGATCTTCTTATCCTGCCAGCGTTTGGGACATTGGTCGATGGCCAAGCGGTCGACCTTCCCGCGTCCCGAAACTTTGTGATCTCAGACGACACGATCTTAGAAATCCAAGCTGTTGCTCGAACGGGAAAACTCCGTGGCGTTCGACGCAGAGCAATATTCAATAGTGATTCATCGGAGTAG
- a CDS encoding DUF1592 domain-containing protein produces MIRFLRLAQTFAVLLTIAGLVQANEPEPSQNVLHGTIKTRCFKCHGADQEDISADIDLTKFSIDSSERNPALLRQMIEAIEFGAMPPDDEPPLGEELQATLIQELTTRLHDAVAGETANPRTPMRRMNRFQYNNAVIDLFDLKCVVFTLPERIMREHQGYFQPDQEKMPDVVLVGSRPLGKSQMIEPRLAGVAAIPQDLRAEHGFDNQADHLSLSPLLMQSFLELGQSITESPDFVPRNVGIWNEFFAPPEQMVDPKKESRRRLKGFLTKAFRRPVEDAVLDRYTNYVAHQLDRGIAYPEAMKSVAAATIASPNFLYLYDNSTETAPADDFQHASRLSFFLWGSIPDRTLLDLAAANQLSSPEVLSEQIDRMLKDRKLKRFCDSFPSQWLQLERIISSVPNRERFPQFYFSKYRDSMHMMLEPLLIFETVLIENQSVTQLIDSDFTYRSDHLEDAYGSLASAEQHSGRKRKGEVTTLTFHRVPVTDRRSGGVITNAAVMTMTSGPERTQPITRGAWMASVIFNNPPEPPPADVPPLAEKPEADEQHLTLRERLALHRKRADCRGCHEQIDPLGFALENYDPVGAWRTEYDNGRTVDVSGTLFGKHSFGDVIEFKDAVLHEKDRFARALAGHLLSFALARELEPSDHFALDQIVAQTAADGYRMKTLIRQVILSEPFLNQQSSPAPSATKLSHKVAP; encoded by the coding sequence ATGATTCGATTTCTTCGACTGGCCCAGACTTTCGCAGTCCTGCTAACCATCGCAGGTCTTGTTCAGGCGAACGAACCAGAGCCTTCGCAGAACGTACTCCACGGAACCATCAAAACTCGTTGTTTCAAGTGTCATGGCGCTGACCAAGAGGACATTTCAGCCGATATCGATCTGACTAAGTTTTCAATAGATTCCTCGGAGAGAAACCCCGCCCTATTGCGGCAGATGATCGAAGCCATCGAGTTTGGTGCGATGCCGCCAGACGATGAACCACCGTTGGGCGAAGAGCTTCAGGCGACCCTGATTCAAGAATTGACGACGCGACTTCACGACGCTGTCGCAGGGGAAACGGCGAATCCTCGCACGCCTATGCGGCGGATGAATCGCTTTCAATACAATAACGCCGTGATCGATCTTTTCGATCTGAAGTGCGTTGTCTTTACGTTGCCGGAACGCATCATGCGTGAGCATCAAGGCTACTTCCAGCCCGATCAGGAAAAGATGCCAGACGTGGTGCTCGTCGGAAGTCGGCCGCTGGGAAAGTCTCAGATGATCGAGCCTCGCCTGGCTGGCGTTGCAGCGATTCCCCAAGACCTTCGAGCAGAACATGGCTTCGACAACCAGGCCGACCATCTGTCTTTGTCGCCATTGTTGATGCAATCGTTTCTGGAACTGGGACAATCGATAACGGAAAGCCCTGACTTTGTCCCTCGAAACGTAGGCATCTGGAACGAGTTTTTTGCTCCGCCAGAGCAAATGGTTGACCCCAAAAAGGAGTCTCGCAGACGGTTGAAAGGTTTCCTGACGAAGGCCTTTCGTCGGCCTGTCGAAGATGCGGTTCTCGACCGCTATACGAATTATGTTGCCCACCAATTGGACCGCGGAATCGCGTACCCGGAGGCAATGAAGTCCGTGGCAGCCGCGACGATCGCTTCGCCCAACTTCCTTTACCTGTACGACAACTCAACTGAAACCGCCCCGGCAGACGACTTCCAACACGCTTCGCGATTGTCGTTCTTCTTGTGGGGCAGCATTCCGGACCGAACGCTGCTTGACTTGGCTGCCGCCAACCAGTTGAGCTCGCCGGAAGTACTTTCCGAGCAAATTGACCGAATGCTAAAAGACCGAAAGCTGAAGCGATTCTGCGACAGTTTCCCATCGCAGTGGCTTCAATTGGAACGAATCATATCCTCGGTCCCTAATCGCGAACGCTTCCCGCAGTTTTACTTTTCGAAGTACCGCGACAGCATGCACATGATGCTGGAACCTCTTTTGATTTTTGAAACCGTGCTAATCGAAAACCAATCGGTCACACAGTTGATTGACTCCGACTTCACGTATCGATCGGATCACTTGGAAGATGCCTATGGCTCGTTGGCGTCGGCTGAACAGCATTCCGGGCGCAAACGAAAAGGGGAAGTCACCACCCTGACGTTTCATCGTGTTCCGGTAACCGATCGACGCAGCGGGGGCGTTATCACCAACGCGGCCGTGATGACGATGACGTCAGGTCCAGAACGAACACAGCCAATCACTCGTGGTGCCTGGATGGCTTCGGTCATTTTCAATAATCCTCCGGAGCCACCTCCGGCCGATGTCCCTCCATTGGCCGAAAAGCCTGAAGCCGATGAACAACATCTGACATTGCGCGAACGTCTTGCCCTTCATCGCAAGCGGGCCGATTGTCGTGGTTGTCACGAGCAGATTGATCCCCTTGGATTTGCCTTGGAAAACTACGATCCTGTCGGAGCGTGGCGAACCGAATATGACAACGGTCGTACGGTCGATGTGTCAGGCACGCTGTTCGGCAAGCATTCGTTTGGTGATGTGATCGAATTCAAGGATGCTGTTCTTCACGAGAAAGACCGCTTTGCGAGAGCACTTGCGGGCCATCTCCTCTCGTTCGCTTTAGCACGGGAACTCGAACCTTCCGATCACTTTGCGCTAGATCAAATTGTCGCGCAGACGGCGGCAGACGGCTATCGAATGAAAACGCTTATTCGCCAAGTCATTCTTAGCGAACCGTTTCTCAATCAGCAATCTTCCCCAGCCCCTTCCGCAACAAAACTCTCCCACAAGGTGGCCCCATGA
- a CDS encoding ligase-associated DNA damage response DEXH box helicase, producing the protein MEGSIATRSNTTLRKPVASRAKLDAAKREVTTWFQSQRFEPFRFQRQTWNAYLAGQSGLIHASTGTGKTYAAWMGPLIEILAQKKPTGNQSAFPMRVLWITPLRALASDTFDSLARPVLDMDLPMTVDIRTGDTSSSARARQKRRLPTALVTTPESLTVMLSQPESQVKLRDLRLVIVDEWHELLGSKRGTQTELALARLRQWNPHLQTWGLSATLGNTDNAMDVLMGQGRANTSEPVLISGKRRKKTTIETVIPSTIERFPWAGHLGTRLVEDVAARVDEASTSLVFTNTRSQTEAWYQRLLQLRPDWAGLIAVHHGSIDRDTRGWVEQQLRQGGLKCVVCTSSLDLGVDFSPVEQVIQVGSPKGVSRLLQRAGRSGHSPGRRSQVICVPTNTLELVEFAAAKEAMQRNELEKRIAPDGPLDVLIQHMVTMACGGGFDADKLFEEVRGTHAYRNLTKPDWEWALKFITTGGDALKAYPEYRRVIANDEGMLAVDDRKVARNHRLSIGTIVADASIAVQFVKGPRLGTVEEAFIAKVSPGEAFYFAGRLVELVRVQDSKVWVRRAKSAEKPIIPRWMGGRMPLSTELSLAVRRKLDQAADGDFDTPEMHAVQPILELQQAWSSIPRLHQLLIETTKSREGYHLFFYPFAGRLVHEGLAALMAYRIARLQPITFSMAVNDYGFELLSPSEIPLAEALETDLFSEERLQDDIMGCLNSVEMAKRQFREVAHIAGLVFQGYPGSRKSARQLQASTGLLFDVFSNYDQDNLLLKQAKEEVLERNLERKRLLETLTVIRQSEIVIRQTKRFTPLAFPLVVDRLRERLSSEKLADRVRRMQQQLEKAAEKS; encoded by the coding sequence GAACGCATATTTGGCCGGTCAAAGCGGATTGATTCACGCAAGTACCGGAACCGGTAAAACATACGCGGCATGGATGGGACCGCTGATTGAAATACTTGCCCAGAAAAAGCCGACCGGCAATCAATCTGCGTTTCCGATGCGGGTTCTCTGGATCACACCGCTGCGTGCACTTGCGAGCGATACGTTCGACTCGTTGGCTCGACCGGTGTTGGACATGGACTTGCCGATGACGGTTGACATTCGCACCGGAGATACCTCGTCATCGGCAAGAGCGCGTCAGAAGCGTCGCTTGCCAACGGCACTTGTCACCACGCCAGAAAGCTTGACGGTGATGCTGAGTCAGCCAGAGTCGCAAGTCAAACTTCGAGATCTGCGTTTGGTGATTGTGGATGAATGGCATGAACTGCTCGGTTCGAAACGAGGTACACAAACAGAGCTGGCGTTGGCTCGACTGCGTCAATGGAATCCGCATCTGCAAACGTGGGGACTCTCCGCTACGCTGGGGAATACCGACAACGCCATGGACGTGCTAATGGGACAGGGTAGGGCGAACACTTCCGAGCCGGTGCTGATCTCCGGGAAACGCCGCAAGAAGACAACCATCGAGACGGTTATACCTTCCACGATCGAACGTTTCCCCTGGGCAGGTCATTTGGGCACGCGGCTGGTGGAAGATGTTGCGGCACGTGTTGATGAAGCGTCGACTTCGCTGGTCTTTACCAATACCCGATCGCAGACCGAAGCCTGGTACCAACGGCTGTTACAACTTCGCCCAGATTGGGCTGGATTGATTGCGGTGCATCATGGCTCGATCGATCGCGATACCCGTGGTTGGGTCGAACAGCAACTGCGTCAAGGAGGATTGAAATGTGTCGTTTGCACATCAAGCTTAGACCTGGGAGTCGACTTCAGTCCTGTCGAGCAAGTCATTCAGGTCGGCAGCCCGAAGGGTGTTTCGCGGTTGCTGCAGCGTGCTGGTCGAAGTGGCCACTCGCCTGGTCGACGCAGCCAGGTAATCTGCGTGCCGACTAATACGTTAGAGCTTGTCGAATTCGCTGCGGCCAAAGAAGCAATGCAGCGGAACGAATTGGAAAAACGGATCGCTCCAGACGGACCACTTGATGTGCTGATTCAGCACATGGTTACCATGGCATGTGGAGGAGGTTTTGACGCGGACAAGCTTTTCGAAGAGGTTCGTGGGACGCACGCTTATCGGAACTTGACCAAGCCTGATTGGGAGTGGGCCCTGAAGTTTATCACCACCGGGGGTGATGCATTGAAGGCCTATCCTGAGTATCGCCGTGTGATTGCGAATGACGAAGGAATGCTGGCTGTCGACGACCGCAAAGTAGCGAGAAATCATCGCCTGTCGATTGGTACGATTGTCGCCGATGCATCTATTGCCGTGCAATTTGTGAAGGGGCCGCGTCTGGGCACCGTCGAAGAAGCGTTCATCGCCAAGGTCTCTCCCGGCGAAGCGTTCTATTTCGCTGGCCGCCTGGTAGAACTAGTTCGCGTACAAGACTCGAAGGTTTGGGTGCGTCGGGCGAAGAGTGCCGAAAAGCCTATCATTCCACGCTGGATGGGTGGCCGAATGCCCCTATCCACCGAGCTTTCACTCGCCGTTCGACGAAAGCTGGATCAGGCAGCCGACGGCGATTTCGACACGCCAGAAATGCACGCCGTTCAACCGATTTTGGAACTGCAACAGGCTTGGTCTTCGATACCACGGCTCCATCAACTACTGATCGAAACAACCAAGTCTCGTGAAGGGTACCACCTATTCTTTTACCCTTTCGCTGGTCGACTGGTTCATGAAGGTCTTGCCGCATTGATGGCCTACCGCATTGCCCGCCTGCAACCGATCACGTTCAGCATGGCCGTCAACGACTATGGGTTTGAATTACTCTCACCGAGCGAGATTCCGCTGGCCGAAGCGTTGGAGACCGATCTATTTTCGGAAGAACGATTGCAAGACGACATTATGGGTTGCCTAAATTCGGTCGAAATGGCAAAGCGACAGTTCAGAGAAGTGGCCCATATCGCGGGGCTTGTTTTTCAAGGCTACCCCGGCAGCCGGAAAAGTGCTCGGCAGCTGCAAGCTTCGACGGGACTGTTGTTCGATGTCTTCAGCAATTACGACCAGGACAATCTTCTTCTCAAGCAAGCTAAGGAAGAAGTCCTGGAACGCAACTTGGAACGTAAACGACTTTTAGAAACCTTGACGGTCATCCGCCAAAGCGAAATCGTCATCCGGCAAACGAAGCGGTTTACGCCGCTCGCATTTCCGTTGGTCGTTGATCGGCTACGAGAGCGTCTTTCGTCTGAAAAGCTGGCGGATCGAGTCCGCCGAATGCAACAGCAATTGGAAAAGGCCGCGGAGAAAAGTTAA
- a CDS encoding sigma-54 dependent transcriptional regulator: MMAKKPRQKILFIDDIPALCEEMVTTLQSESLDAESNLSPLDAIPKVIRGDYDLVITSLVIAELGGFEIIRRIRGAGCRVPIIMITGFGTEQSAIEAARLGVADYLTKPVEQKELVARVRRILQVHAPSPTTRPKSLARMISGDAKMNAIFEKVKTIAPTDSRVLILGETGCGKQLLAHAIHQQSKRAKEPYVEVNCAAIPSNLLESELFGHEEGAFTGASKRRIGRFETAGNGTIFLDEIGELGFDLQSKLLHVLDSGKFTRVGGGKDQISRARLVSATNRNLMQEVEKGRFRADLYYRLNVISLELPPLRERPGDIPILAQHFMNQFVPEGRQPPTFTPSAVELLRRYPWPGNVRELQNFAEQLAVLHRGNQIEATDLPERFVQNGGVLPTSKTQHERLPFRKAKDQFEKEYLLGVIQEANGNLAEAARLSDMDRAQFYRLAKRHGLTTNTES; encoded by the coding sequence ATGATGGCCAAAAAGCCACGACAGAAAATCTTGTTCATCGACGATATCCCGGCGCTGTGCGAAGAGATGGTCACGACGCTTCAGAGTGAGTCACTGGATGCCGAGTCGAATCTGAGCCCGCTGGATGCGATTCCGAAAGTCATTCGTGGTGATTACGATCTGGTCATCACGAGCCTGGTGATTGCCGAGCTCGGCGGCTTTGAGATTATTCGGCGTATTCGTGGGGCTGGATGCCGCGTCCCAATCATCATGATCACAGGCTTTGGAACGGAACAGTCCGCGATCGAAGCGGCACGACTTGGCGTCGCCGACTATCTAACGAAGCCGGTGGAGCAAAAGGAGTTAGTGGCCAGGGTTCGGCGCATTCTTCAAGTCCATGCACCCAGCCCCACAACACGTCCCAAATCACTAGCTCGAATGATCTCAGGCGACGCGAAAATGAATGCCATTTTCGAAAAAGTAAAAACAATCGCCCCCACTGACAGTCGAGTTCTTATTTTGGGAGAAACGGGTTGCGGCAAACAGTTATTGGCTCATGCGATTCACCAGCAAAGCAAGCGGGCCAAAGAGCCATACGTGGAAGTTAACTGCGCAGCGATTCCTTCCAATTTGCTCGAAAGCGAGCTCTTCGGTCACGAGGAAGGGGCATTCACAGGCGCCTCGAAACGGCGGATCGGCAGATTTGAAACCGCTGGCAATGGGACGATTTTTCTCGACGAAATCGGTGAGCTGGGCTTTGACTTGCAATCGAAGCTCCTGCATGTGCTCGACAGCGGAAAGTTCACACGCGTTGGTGGCGGGAAAGATCAGATCAGTCGTGCGCGACTGGTCTCTGCTACGAATCGCAATCTGATGCAGGAAGTCGAAAAGGGGCGTTTTCGGGCCGATCTTTACTACCGTTTGAACGTGATCTCGTTAGAGCTTCCTCCTTTACGAGAACGCCCTGGCGATATCCCAATTCTAGCCCAACACTTTATGAATCAGTTTGTGCCGGAAGGACGCCAGCCACCAACGTTTACCCCTTCGGCTGTCGAGTTATTGCGACGTTATCCTTGGCCAGGCAACGTCCGTGAGCTGCAAAACTTCGCGGAACAATTGGCCGTCCTGCATCGAGGAAATCAGATCGAAGCAACCGACTTACCAGAGCGGTTTGTTCAAAATGGCGGCGTGTTGCCGACATCGAAAACGCAACATGAACGTCTGCCATTTCGTAAAGCGAAAGATCAGTTTGAAAAAGAGTATCTTCTGGGCGTTATCCAGGAAGCCAACGGAAACTTGGCCGAAGCCGCGCGGCTTTCCGATATGGATCGAGCTCAGTTCTACCGGCTCGCCAAACGACATGGTTTAACGACGAATACCGAGAGTTAA
- a CDS encoding DUF1611 domain-containing protein, with product MSTTNEVGKPLAQNTPAFGPSTYDLTKYNRIAVLTEGHTNSFTAKTAIGLLRFRGQDVVAIIDSECTVSTTVEALGHGGDTPVVASLNQVDTPDALFIGISPAGGRLPPAMRKTIQEAAERGIDVISGLHDYLCEEPDLAAIAAKSGSQLIDVRRTKERETAKHAAFNDQCVRVHTVGHDCSVGKMFTALEVERELLKRDVDAKFIATGQTGIMVSGNGIPIDSVVSDFVNGSIENLVLANQQHDFLLIEGQGSVVHPAYSAVTLGLLHGCAPHGLILCYEAGRTHTKGLDHVPLKSLSELKTIYELIASTRNPCEVIGVALNGRRISEEEAAIEKEKVTAELGLPVCDVYRDGPQLLADAVMELGKKVRS from the coding sequence ATGAGCACAACTAACGAAGTGGGCAAACCATTGGCCCAGAACACTCCCGCGTTCGGTCCCAGCACGTATGACTTGACGAAGTACAACCGGATTGCCGTGCTGACCGAAGGCCACACCAATTCTTTCACGGCGAAAACGGCTATTGGCCTGTTACGGTTTCGTGGCCAAGATGTAGTCGCCATCATCGACAGTGAGTGTACTGTTTCAACGACCGTCGAAGCCTTGGGGCATGGTGGCGACACGCCTGTGGTCGCTTCGCTGAATCAAGTCGACACCCCTGATGCGTTGTTCATCGGCATTTCTCCCGCGGGCGGTAGATTGCCCCCGGCCATGCGAAAAACGATTCAAGAGGCGGCAGAAAGAGGAATCGATGTGATCTCTGGCTTGCACGACTATCTGTGCGAAGAGCCAGACCTCGCAGCGATTGCCGCGAAAAGCGGAAGCCAGCTGATTGATGTGCGTCGTACGAAGGAACGTGAAACGGCCAAACATGCGGCATTCAATGATCAGTGCGTCCGAGTTCATACCGTGGGGCACGATTGCTCCGTAGGCAAAATGTTTACTGCCCTGGAAGTTGAGCGAGAACTGCTGAAACGCGATGTTGACGCCAAGTTTATCGCCACCGGTCAAACCGGGATCATGGTTTCTGGAAACGGGATTCCGATCGATTCCGTGGTCTCGGACTTCGTGAATGGATCGATCGAGAATCTTGTCCTCGCAAATCAGCAGCATGATTTTCTGCTGATCGAAGGCCAAGGAAGCGTTGTGCATCCTGCTTATTCGGCAGTAACCCTGGGCCTCCTGCATGGATGTGCTCCGCACGGTCTAATCTTGTGCTACGAAGCAGGCCGCACGCATACCAAGGGCTTAGATCACGTTCCGCTGAAGTCGTTGTCTGAATTGAAGACCATCTACGAGCTGATCGCGTCGACTCGAAATCCATGCGAAGTTATCGGCGTGGCTCTCAACGGCCGTCGTATTTCGGAAGAGGAAGCGGCGATTGAAAAAGAGAAAGTCACCGCAGAGCTTGGATTGCCGGTTTGCGACGTTTATCGCGACGGTCCGCAGCTCTTGGCCGATGCGGTGATGGAACTAGGAAAGAAGGTGCGCTCATGA